A single genomic interval of Nostoc commune NIES-4072 harbors:
- a CDS encoding Calvin cycle protein CP12 produces MTNIQETAKSDIQEKIQEEVEQARTVCDVNGSNSPECAAAWDAVEELQAEASHKRQNKPKNSLEQYCDDNPDAIECRVYDD; encoded by the coding sequence ATGACCAACATCCAAGAAACAGCAAAGAGCGATATTCAAGAGAAAATCCAAGAAGAAGTAGAGCAAGCGCGTACTGTCTGTGACGTTAACGGTAGCAACTCACCAGAGTGTGCTGCTGCTTGGGATGCAGTAGAAGAATTGCAAGCCGAAGCTTCCCACAAGCGCCAAAACAAGCCAAAAAACTCTTTAGAACAGTATTGTGATGACAACCCAGATGCAATTGAATGCCGAGTTTACGACGACTAA
- a CDS encoding DUF3177 family protein, whose amino-acid sequence MDYNVWFRPFVWMDYRLAVLFLVVIPLILLIWAFVQKAEAIQRLLAIYWRVSSLVAITIYLMIAQYPVSFISGLIAQILIPISLWFWVDINDEIEYQTTGALKFIFTSWRWATTVYCILGTLAFIPFLGCAFSSSALKTSYCRVWFEAPLLFKEYFHANSKAEFLGFLGITSLVIYVLYLSYFVLIKLGKQGRSATPQ is encoded by the coding sequence ATGGACTATAACGTTTGGTTTCGCCCTTTCGTCTGGATGGATTACCGACTAGCAGTATTATTCCTGGTAGTTATTCCGCTAATTCTTCTAATTTGGGCATTTGTGCAAAAAGCGGAAGCCATACAACGCTTATTGGCTATATACTGGCGAGTATCAAGCCTGGTAGCAATCACGATTTACTTAATGATTGCCCAGTATCCAGTTAGCTTTATCTCTGGGTTGATAGCTCAGATATTGATCCCGATTTCGCTGTGGTTCTGGGTGGATATTAACGATGAAATTGAGTATCAAACCACTGGCGCTTTAAAATTTATTTTTACTTCTTGGCGCTGGGCTACAACTGTTTATTGTATTTTGGGTACACTAGCCTTTATCCCTTTTTTAGGTTGTGCTTTTTCTAGTAGTGCGCTGAAGACTTCCTATTGTCGCGTTTGGTTTGAGGCTCCGTTGCTATTCAAAGAATATTTTCATGCTAATAGCAAGGCTGAGTTTTTAGGTTTTCTCGGCATAACTAGTTTAGTAATTTATGTGCTTTATTTAAGCTACTTTGTTCTGATTAAGCTGGGCAAGCAGGGACGCTCGGCCACACCACAGTAA
- a CDS encoding DUF7734 family protein, with amino-acid sequence MDSIGKRLEQYTAKRPQEVLLVTVEIADEEDTIAIFKGFSSSLMRPTAFDADVPVLPDGANILNIDRVASPYNPEAPRYIQQGISWEAMEALLSEVGV; translated from the coding sequence ATGGATTCCATTGGCAAGCGACTGGAACAATACACTGCTAAACGCCCCCAAGAAGTTCTACTTGTAACGGTGGAAATTGCTGATGAAGAAGATACAATTGCTATTTTCAAAGGCTTTTCCAGTTCTTTAATGCGTCCAACGGCATTTGATGCAGATGTACCAGTTCTACCAGATGGGGCAAACATCCTCAATATTGATCGAGTCGCCAGTCCTTACAATCCTGAAGCACCGCGTTATATTCAACAAGGAATTTCTTGGGAAGCTATGGAAGCTCTATTATCAGAAGTGGGAGTTTAA
- a CDS encoding DUF433 domain-containing protein, with the protein MTLSIIAEPAPLKLNEHGVVLVGKTRVTLDTVVAVFKQGTTAEEIVYRYPSLNLADIYATIAFYLNHQPEVEAYLQQRQQQSLEIRAINQGNFDPQGLRDRLLARKAAQEAC; encoded by the coding sequence ATGACACTATCGATTATTGCCGAACCTGCTCCTCTAAAATTGAATGAACATGGTGTAGTTCTCGTCGGTAAAACCCGCGTCACATTGGACACTGTGGTTGCTGTCTTTAAGCAAGGCACGACAGCAGAGGAAATTGTTTATCGCTATCCGTCGCTCAATTTGGCTGACATTTACGCTACGATTGCCTTCTATCTCAATCATCAACCTGAAGTAGAAGCCTACTTGCAACAGCGACAGCAGCAATCATTAGAGATTCGGGCAATAAATCAAGGGAATTTTGACCCACAAGGCTTACGCGATCGCTTGCTTGCCCGCAAAGCAGCACAGGAAGCATGTTAA